One window from the genome of Acinetobacter sp. ANC 7912 encodes:
- a CDS encoding feruloyl-CoA synthase: MAHMTVSAQKYPERFVKLGSHETYFEYKNGALYISPKEQLKPYPQKLTDRLLEHAAAHPDRVFAAKRDAQGEWIKLTYAETANRAWRIAQALKNRAHLSTERPIVILSGNDLEHLTLSMGAMLAGIPFSAISPAYSLISKDFGKLKHIFDTLTPGLVFANDGDAFASAIQSCLNNDDIEIITNSGRLGEQDCTAFASLLDSEIKDIKAHYATIDEHQIAKFLFTSGSTKMPKAVPTTHLMLCTNQQMLLQTFPEFEETPPILVDWLAWHHTFGGSHNVGIALYNGGTIYIDDGKPVPGKMDETIRNLKEISPTVYLNVPKGWEEITEALEHDAELRDKFFAKVKVLFFAGAALSEAGWNRLDKIAQDHCGERIRIMSGLGMTETAPSCVFTTGPKVMAGFIGYPAPGCEVKLTPYGDKLEFCVRGKNVMKHYWRLPADQQADIFDEEGFYRTGDAVQLVDPNDPSQGLMYDGRIAEDFKLNTGTFVNVGTLRNKVLITGNQLIQDVCITGSNLSAIGFLIFPKINACAEYAGLDLQHSNAKEILAHPKVQQWFKQFLLDFNKDATGSSNTVPMLYLMTEAPQLDAGETTDKGNLNQSGILKRRAALVQELYEKNVNNPLIIRIPTLKA; this comes from the coding sequence ATGGCACACATGACGGTTTCAGCACAGAAATATCCTGAACGTTTTGTAAAATTAGGCAGTCATGAAACATATTTTGAATATAAAAATGGCGCGCTTTATATCTCTCCAAAAGAACAACTTAAACCGTATCCACAGAAACTGACCGATCGACTATTAGAACATGCTGCGGCTCACCCGGACCGTGTCTTTGCAGCGAAACGTGATGCACAAGGCGAGTGGATCAAACTGACTTATGCTGAAACAGCCAACCGTGCATGGCGAATCGCTCAAGCCTTAAAGAACCGTGCCCATTTATCTACTGAACGACCAATTGTGATCCTGTCGGGCAATGATCTAGAGCATTTAACACTATCCATGGGTGCAATGCTGGCAGGTATTCCCTTCTCTGCTATTTCTCCAGCTTATTCACTGATTTCCAAAGATTTTGGCAAACTTAAACATATATTCGATACACTGACGCCTGGTTTAGTTTTTGCTAATGATGGGGATGCTTTTGCTTCCGCTATACAAAGTTGTCTAAATAATGATGACATCGAGATTATCACCAACTCGGGCAGACTAGGTGAACAAGACTGTACAGCTTTTGCCTCCCTACTCGACTCAGAAATAAAAGATATCAAAGCACATTACGCTACGATTGATGAGCACCAGATTGCAAAATTTCTGTTTACTTCCGGCTCTACCAAAATGCCGAAAGCGGTACCCACAACACATTTGATGTTATGTACTAATCAGCAAATGTTATTACAAACCTTCCCAGAGTTTGAGGAAACACCACCGATATTAGTAGACTGGCTCGCTTGGCATCATACCTTTGGTGGTAGCCATAATGTTGGAATCGCTTTATATAACGGTGGAACGATCTATATCGATGATGGCAAACCAGTCCCAGGTAAAATGGATGAAACTATTCGCAACTTGAAGGAAATTTCACCAACCGTCTATTTAAATGTACCTAAAGGCTGGGAAGAAATTACTGAAGCCCTGGAGCATGATGCTGAATTGCGTGACAAGTTTTTTGCAAAAGTAAAAGTACTGTTTTTTGCTGGCGCAGCTTTGTCTGAGGCCGGATGGAATCGACTAGATAAGATTGCACAAGACCACTGCGGTGAACGTATACGCATTATGAGTGGTCTAGGGATGACCGAAACTGCACCTTCCTGTGTATTTACCACTGGACCTAAAGTCATGGCGGGCTTTATTGGTTATCCGGCACCAGGATGTGAAGTCAAGTTAACACCATATGGCGATAAGCTTGAATTCTGTGTACGTGGCAAGAATGTCATGAAACATTACTGGCGTCTACCTGCTGATCAGCAAGCCGATATTTTTGATGAAGAAGGTTTCTATCGTACGGGTGATGCTGTGCAACTGGTAGATCCTAATGATCCAAGCCAGGGATTAATGTACGATGGCCGTATTGCTGAAGACTTCAAACTGAATACAGGAACATTTGTTAACGTTGGCACACTCCGCAACAAAGTCCTCATTACGGGTAACCAACTGATTCAAGATGTGTGCATTACAGGTTCCAATTTAAGTGCGATTGGTTTTTTGATTTTCCCGAAAATCAATGCCTGCGCTGAGTATGCTGGTTTAGACCTGCAACATTCAAATGCCAAAGAGATTTTAGCGCATCCCAAAGTTCAACAATGGTTCAAACAGTTCCTTCTTGATTTCAATAAAGATGCTACGGGTAGTTCCAATACTGTTCCAATGCTGTACCTCATGACCGAGGCACCACAACTGGATGCAGGTGAAACAACTGATAAAGGAAATCTGAATCAAAGCGGCATTCTCAAGCGCCGTGCTGCATTAGTACAGGAACTGTATGAAAAAAATGTCAATAATCCACTGATTATTCGCATTCCAACACTGAAAGCATAA
- the pcaG gene encoding protocatechuate 3,4-dioxygenase subunit alpha: MYGWKFEELRETPSQTGGPYVHIGLMPNQAGIEVFEQSFNNKMVKPETQGERIRIEGQVLDGLGLPLRDVLVEIWQADANGVYPSHADTQGKQADPHFFGWGRAAADFETGLWSFETIKPGAVPGRKGSIQAPHIALVIFARGINLGLHTRIYFDDETEANAKDPLLNGIEWTPRRQTMVAKREERDGEVVYRFDVRVQGENETVFLDI, translated from the coding sequence ATGTACGGTTGGAAATTTGAGGAATTACGTGAAACACCATCTCAAACAGGTGGTCCTTATGTTCATATTGGCCTGATGCCAAACCAGGCAGGGATTGAAGTTTTTGAACAGAGCTTTAACAATAAAATGGTAAAGCCGGAAACTCAGGGCGAACGTATCCGTATTGAAGGTCAAGTATTGGATGGACTAGGTTTGCCTTTGCGTGATGTATTAGTTGAGATCTGGCAAGCTGATGCGAATGGTGTTTATCCAAGTCATGCGGATACCCAAGGTAAGCAGGCAGATCCACACTTCTTTGGCTGGGGACGTGCAGCTGCAGATTTTGAAACCGGCCTGTGGAGTTTCGAAACAATTAAACCAGGTGCCGTACCTGGCCGTAAAGGTTCTATTCAGGCACCACATATTGCGCTAGTTATTTTTGCCCGCGGTATTAACCTCGGTTTGCATACCCGTATTTACTTTGATGACGAAACGGAAGCGAATGCCAAAGATCCATTATTAAATGGTATTGAATGGACGCCACGTCGTCAGACAATGGTTGCCAAACGTGAAGAACGTGATGGTGAAGTGGTTTATCGTTTTGATGTCCGTGTTCAGGGCGAAAATGAAACGGTATTCCTAGATATCTAA
- a CDS encoding alpha/beta fold hydrolase, with protein sequence MTLINNRNGQQLAVYSFGDAAHPAIIFSNSLGTDHGMWQSQVAEFSQHYYVICYDTRGHGKSSVIENTSLTDLANDVLDILDHFQVEKAHFCGISMGGITGLQLGLIAPERFLSITIANSAAKIGQEAAWLSRATTVEADGLANIVSTTHTRWFSDKFDYIHDAIAQKTIQSLSVTEPKGYAASCRALAAADLREEISNIQVPCLALCGGLDPVTTVADGKLMQERIPQCEIAIVEASHLSNIEQPVQFNQVLSAFIAKH encoded by the coding sequence ATGACACTTATTAATAATCGTAATGGCCAGCAATTAGCAGTTTATTCCTTTGGGGATGCAGCACATCCAGCCATTATTTTTTCAAATTCATTAGGCACAGATCATGGCATGTGGCAGTCACAGGTGGCCGAATTTTCTCAGCACTATTATGTGATCTGTTATGACACGCGGGGTCATGGCAAGAGTTCTGTTATTGAAAATACCTCCCTTACAGACCTGGCCAATGATGTACTGGATATTCTCGATCACTTCCAAGTTGAAAAGGCACATTTCTGTGGAATTTCTATGGGGGGAATTACTGGCTTGCAACTCGGACTCATTGCACCCGAACGCTTTTTAAGTATCACTATTGCGAATTCTGCGGCAAAAATAGGTCAAGAAGCAGCTTGGTTATCTCGTGCGACTACAGTAGAAGCTGATGGTTTGGCAAATATTGTCAGCACAACCCATACCCGCTGGTTTAGTGACAAGTTTGATTATATTCACGATGCCATCGCGCAAAAAACCATTCAAAGTTTGTCGGTGACAGAGCCGAAAGGGTATGCAGCCTCTTGTAGGGCGCTTGCAGCTGCAGACCTGCGTGAAGAGATCTCAAATATTCAGGTGCCTTGTCTGGCACTGTGTGGTGGTCTTGATCCGGTAACAACAGTGGCTGATGGCAAATTGATGCAAGAGCGTATTCCACAATGTGAAATTGCGATAGTAGAAGCATCGCATTTATCCAATATTGAACAGCCAGTGCAATTTAACCAAGTACTTTCAGCTTTTATTGCGAAGCACTGA
- a CDS encoding acyl-CoA dehydrogenase family protein, translating to MQRDSDFELFRDNFRRFLQENVAPFYESWEEQGLIPRELWYQLGENGFLCVDVPEEYGGFGAPIHYSQMLVQETAQAGFTSLAVAIGGQSELVSPYIQNIGSEDQKKYWLPKMVTGEVITAIAMTEANAGSDLQAIRTQAIPEGDHYIVDGSKTFISNGQQADLIVLVAKTDPQARAKGISILLVDAHLEGVKKGRSLKKIGLHAQDTAELFFDQVKVPKNQLLGQEGQGFSYLMQELPRERLSISLMALGSILGAIELTKNYVLERKAFGQPLSQFQNTRFVLAQAQIKALAAQSFVDHCTQLYSQNALTVNEVAALKCFITDTQCEVIDQLLQLFGGYGYMQEYPISRFFVDARVQKIYGGTNEIMKEIVARELLGK from the coding sequence ATGCAAAGGGATAGTGATTTTGAGTTGTTCCGTGACAATTTTAGGCGCTTTCTACAGGAAAATGTAGCGCCATTCTACGAATCGTGGGAAGAACAGGGTTTGATTCCACGTGAGCTATGGTATCAGCTTGGTGAAAACGGTTTTCTCTGTGTTGATGTACCTGAAGAATATGGCGGTTTTGGTGCTCCGATTCATTATTCACAGATGCTGGTTCAAGAAACAGCTCAAGCCGGATTTACCTCTCTTGCGGTTGCCATTGGTGGACAAAGTGAACTGGTTTCTCCCTATATTCAGAACATTGGTTCTGAAGATCAGAAAAAATACTGGTTACCGAAAATGGTTACTGGCGAAGTCATTACTGCAATTGCGATGACTGAAGCCAACGCTGGCTCTGACTTACAGGCAATTCGTACGCAAGCTATTCCTGAAGGTGACCACTATATTGTAGATGGCTCGAAGACTTTTATCTCTAATGGTCAACAGGCTGATCTGATCGTATTGGTTGCTAAAACGGATCCACAGGCACGTGCCAAAGGCATTTCAATTCTACTGGTCGATGCTCATCTAGAAGGCGTTAAAAAAGGCCGTAGTCTAAAAAAAATTGGTCTGCATGCCCAAGATACTGCAGAGCTCTTCTTCGATCAGGTCAAAGTACCCAAAAATCAGCTTCTCGGCCAGGAAGGCCAAGGCTTCAGTTATCTCATGCAGGAGTTACCACGTGAACGTCTCAGTATTTCACTGATGGCACTTGGTTCAATACTGGGCGCAATTGAACTCACTAAAAACTATGTGCTGGAGCGTAAAGCATTCGGACAACCGTTGTCTCAGTTCCAGAATACCCGTTTTGTACTTGCCCAAGCTCAAATTAAGGCACTGGCAGCCCAGTCATTTGTCGATCATTGCACCCAGCTGTATAGCCAAAATGCACTAACAGTGAATGAGGTCGCGGCCTTGAAATGCTTCATTACAGATACCCAATGTGAAGTTATCGATCAACTGCTGCAGCTCTTTGGGGGTTATGGCTACATGCAGGAGTATCCAATTTCACGCTTCTTTGTAGATGCACGAGTGCAGAAAATTTATGGAGGCACTAACGAAATTATGAAAGAGATTGTTGCTAGAGAATTACTCGGTAAGTAA
- the pcaH gene encoding protocatechuate 3,4-dioxygenase subunit beta, with translation MFQNQLGAYAQRNTDDHPPAYAPGYKTSVLRSPKNALISVAQTLTEVTAPHFTSELLGPKDNDLILNYAKDGLPIGERVIVHGYLRDQFGRPVKNALIEVWQANASGRYRHPNDQYIGSVDPNFGGCGRMLTDENGFFIFRTIKPGPYPWRNRINEWRPAHIHFSVIADGWAQRLISQFYFEGDTLIDTCPILRTIPSEEQRRALIAREDKSNFIEADSRCYRFDITLRGRRGTYFENDLT, from the coding sequence ATGTTTCAGAATCAACTAGGCGCCTATGCGCAACGTAATACAGATGACCATCCACCAGCATATGCACCGGGTTATAAAACCAGTGTTTTACGCTCACCAAAAAATGCACTCATTTCCGTAGCACAAACACTGACAGAAGTCACTGCGCCACATTTCACCTCAGAACTATTAGGTCCAAAAGACAACGATCTGATTTTAAACTATGCCAAAGATGGTTTACCAATCGGTGAGCGTGTCATTGTTCACGGCTATTTGCGTGATCAGTTTGGCCGCCCTGTGAAAAATGCACTGATTGAAGTTTGGCAGGCAAATGCATCGGGTCGATATCGTCACCCAAATGATCAGTATATCGGTTCAGTAGATCCAAACTTTGGTGGATGTGGTCGAATGCTGACGGATGAAAATGGTTTCTTTATTTTCCGTACCATTAAACCAGGTCCATACCCATGGCGTAACCGTATCAATGAATGGCGTCCAGCGCATATCCACTTCTCAGTAATTGCAGATGGATGGGCACAACGTCTGATTTCTCAGTTTTATTTTGAAGGCGACACTTTAATTGATACGTGTCCAATTTTAAGAACTATCCCATCTGAAGAACAACGCCGTGCCCTGATTGCACGTGAAGATAAGAGTAACTTTATCGAGGCTGACAGCCGTTGTTATCGTTTCGATATTACTTTACGCGGTCGTCGCGGTACTTATTTTGAAAATGATTTGACATGA
- a CDS encoding aldehyde dehydrogenase, producing the protein MQNVELLIHGQSLAASSGQTFERISPIDGRVASISAAATLSDVDRAIKSAHQAFQTWSALSPTERRLRLLKAADLMDQKTEQFIQTAIREIGSTATWYGFNVHLAANMLREAAAMTTQIDGSVIPSDVPGNLAMGIRVPCGVIVGMAPWNAPVILATRALAMPLACGNTVVLKASEACPATHRLIGEVLHEAGLGDGVVNVITHAPQDAPQIVERLISHPLTKRINFTGSTHVGRIIAETAAKYLKPVLLELGGKAPVIVLEHADLDEAVNAISFGAFFNQGQICMSTERVLVDEKIADAFIEKLIEKTRNIRAGNPLESNYPLGILESKKAASRIQSLVEDAREKGANLPLGLDIQDAIMQPTLVVDVTKEMKLYAEESFGPVCTVQRFKTVDEAVELANDSEFGLSAAVFSQDLAQALAVAKRIESGICHINGATVHDEAQMPFGGVKQSGYGRFGSKVSVAEFTELRWITIQTSSRHYPV; encoded by the coding sequence ATGCAAAACGTAGAGTTACTGATTCACGGTCAATCACTGGCTGCAAGTTCGGGACAAACTTTTGAAAGAATCAGCCCAATCGATGGTCGCGTTGCCTCTATCAGTGCAGCTGCAACACTCAGTGATGTAGATCGCGCCATTAAATCGGCCCATCAAGCTTTTCAGACGTGGTCTGCTCTTTCTCCAACAGAACGACGTTTACGCTTGTTAAAAGCCGCGGACTTGATGGATCAAAAAACTGAACAGTTTATACAGACAGCAATCCGTGAAATTGGCTCTACAGCTACCTGGTATGGCTTTAATGTTCACCTTGCAGCCAACATGCTTCGTGAAGCGGCTGCAATGACCACACAAATAGATGGCAGCGTTATTCCATCAGATGTACCGGGCAATTTAGCCATGGGCATCCGTGTTCCATGTGGTGTCATCGTCGGAATGGCACCATGGAATGCTCCAGTCATTTTAGCCACCCGTGCGCTGGCTATGCCGCTTGCATGTGGCAATACAGTTGTACTCAAAGCTTCTGAAGCATGTCCAGCTACCCATCGTTTGATTGGTGAAGTACTACATGAAGCAGGTCTGGGCGATGGCGTGGTCAACGTCATTACCCACGCTCCTCAAGATGCGCCACAGATTGTTGAACGACTGATTTCTCATCCTTTAACTAAACGTATTAACTTTACTGGCTCTACACATGTCGGCCGTATCATTGCAGAAACTGCAGCAAAATATCTAAAACCAGTACTGCTAGAACTTGGCGGCAAAGCACCCGTAATCGTGCTTGAACATGCTGATCTAGATGAAGCCGTCAATGCTATCAGTTTTGGTGCTTTCTTTAACCAAGGGCAAATCTGTATGTCTACAGAACGTGTATTGGTTGATGAAAAAATTGCTGACGCATTTATTGAAAAATTAATTGAAAAAACTCGTAACATTCGTGCAGGAAATCCACTGGAAAGCAATTACCCATTGGGTATACTGGAAAGCAAAAAAGCTGCCTCTCGCATTCAATCATTAGTTGAAGATGCGCGTGAAAAAGGTGCAAATTTACCACTCGGTTTAGACATTCAAGATGCTATTATGCAACCTACCTTAGTGGTTGACGTTACTAAGGAAATGAAATTGTATGCAGAAGAATCCTTCGGCCCTGTTTGTACCGTACAACGATTTAAGACTGTAGATGAAGCGGTTGAACTGGCTAATGATTCTGAATTTGGCCTGTCTGCAGCCGTGTTCAGCCAAGATCTTGCACAAGCCCTAGCAGTTGCAAAAAGAATCGAGTCAGGCATCTGCCATATTAATGGTGCAACAGTGCATGATGAGGCACAAATGCCATTTGGTGGTGTAAAACAAAGTGGTTACGGACGATTTGGAAGTAAGGTGTCTGTGGCTGAATTCACTGAACTGCGCTGGATTACCATTCAAACCAGCTCGCGCCACTATCCAGTTTAA
- a CDS encoding OprD family outer membrane porin: MNKLWIVPLLISSTPALANNFIEESAVELTARNFYFDRDYQVENRYPALRDWSQGFILKANSGFTEGPIGFGLDILATAGFKLEGDAKYGGTGNLPRNARTNEPADQYGEIGITAKAKINQTELRVGTLQPMTPVLVGSPARLLPQIYRGVALQSKDIPQLDLQVSYIDKVNHRDSTNYENIKISGVNGRFTSAESDHLYYVGGHYDLSAAPLKVTAFHMDVEDLYHQSLLGGTYKYAFSDQTVLTSQLRYYLSRKDGQGRAGKVDNDLIHSHFELKHDAHKFILSTFHHQGKTAFPYLTGGETGLTIDTWTGEFLNPKEQVYSLRYEYDFKNYVPGLRFMTRYTAGSNIYAPQFGGTDFKEDELDFDIGYTVQNGPLKNLGLRARYAIYDNDMPATANIKEANETRINVDYTWKFK, from the coding sequence ATGAATAAATTATGGATAGTGCCACTACTTATAAGTAGTACACCTGCTTTAGCAAACAATTTTATAGAAGAAAGTGCAGTTGAATTGACTGCAAGAAATTTCTACTTTGATCGTGATTATCAGGTAGAAAACCGTTATCCCGCACTCAGAGACTGGAGTCAGGGCTTTATCTTAAAAGCAAATTCTGGTTTCACCGAAGGACCTATAGGATTTGGTTTGGATATCCTTGCCACTGCAGGCTTTAAACTGGAGGGTGATGCAAAATATGGGGGTACAGGAAACCTGCCTCGTAATGCGCGTACCAATGAACCTGCTGATCAATATGGTGAAATTGGGATTACTGCTAAAGCTAAAATCAATCAAACAGAATTACGTGTTGGTACATTACAGCCGATGACGCCAGTACTGGTCGGCTCCCCTGCACGCTTACTTCCACAGATATATCGTGGCGTGGCATTACAATCCAAGGATATTCCTCAACTCGATCTGCAAGTCTCATATATTGATAAAGTAAATCATCGAGATTCGACCAATTATGAAAATATCAAAATTTCAGGAGTAAACGGTCGTTTCACATCTGCAGAGTCTGATCACCTCTACTATGTCGGTGGACATTACGATTTAAGCGCAGCTCCTTTGAAAGTCACCGCTTTCCATATGGATGTAGAAGATCTATATCATCAGTCACTTTTAGGTGGTACCTATAAATACGCTTTTAGTGACCAAACCGTTTTAACTTCCCAACTACGTTATTATCTTAGCCGTAAAGATGGTCAAGGCCGTGCTGGAAAAGTCGATAATGACCTCATTCACAGTCATTTCGAGCTTAAGCATGATGCCCATAAATTTATTCTTTCAACATTCCATCATCAGGGTAAAACTGCTTTCCCTTATTTAACTGGAGGTGAAACCGGTTTAACCATTGATACCTGGACTGGAGAATTCCTAAATCCAAAAGAACAAGTCTATAGCTTACGCTACGAATATGATTTCAAGAATTATGTACCTGGCTTACGCTTTATGACACGTTATACTGCCGGTAGTAATATTTATGCGCCGCAATTTGGGGGAACAGATTTCAAAGAAGATGAACTCGACTTTGACATTGGCTATACCGTACAAAATGGACCATTAAAAAATCTTGGTTTACGTGCACGTTATGCCATTTATGACAATGACATGCCTGCGACTGCTAATATCAAAGAAGCGAATGAAACCCGCATCAATGTCGATTACACATGGAAGTTTAAATAA
- the pcaB gene encoding 3-carboxy-cis,cis-muconate cycloisomerase, with amino-acid sequence MSQLYASLFYQPEVTGIFSDVTLVKYMLETEAALARAQAKVGVIPSEAAEKIVNVAQRSVEDIIDFAALAKASGLAGNIAIPLVKQFTAAVKAVDEEASRYVHWGATSQDIIDTACMLQCRAALTVIEQQLQKAINATTALTQKYRDQVMIGRTWLQQGLPLTFGHKTARWMSSLQRDLDRVQQLKQNVLTVQLGGAVGTLASLLDQGSVVVQTFAAELNLNEPACTWHGERDRFVEIAHVLATIAGNLGKMARDWSLMMQTEIAEVFEPSGAGRGGSSTMPHKRNPVAAASILAAANRVPTLMSSIYQSLVQEHERSLGAWHAEWLAIPEIFQLCAGSLQRATEVFEGLDVQTDNMLRNLECTQGLIMAEALMMSLAPELGRLNAHHLVEAACKQAVAEHRHLLDIVKENPEITAIFNVQQLEQIFNPQNYLGNTQQQIDAVLQHVQGR; translated from the coding sequence ATGAGTCAGTTATATGCAAGCTTATTTTACCAGCCAGAAGTAACAGGCATTTTTAGCGATGTTACTTTGGTGAAATATATGCTGGAGACAGAAGCAGCATTGGCTCGAGCACAAGCAAAAGTCGGTGTGATTCCCTCTGAGGCTGCAGAAAAAATTGTGAATGTCGCCCAGCGCTCTGTAGAAGATATTATTGATTTTGCTGCTTTGGCAAAAGCGTCAGGGCTGGCAGGCAATATTGCCATTCCTCTAGTAAAGCAGTTTACAGCTGCAGTTAAGGCTGTAGATGAAGAAGCTTCCCGATATGTACATTGGGGAGCGACTAGTCAGGACATCATTGATACCGCATGTATGCTGCAGTGCCGAGCAGCACTCACTGTCATAGAACAACAACTACAAAAAGCTATAAACGCGACTACTGCATTAACTCAAAAATATCGTGATCAAGTCATGATTGGGCGTACCTGGTTACAGCAGGGTTTACCACTGACATTTGGGCATAAAACTGCTCGCTGGATGTCAAGCTTGCAGCGTGATCTGGATCGTGTACAGCAACTGAAGCAGAACGTTTTAACAGTTCAGTTAGGTGGAGCAGTAGGTACCTTGGCTTCTTTGCTGGATCAGGGCAGTGTGGTCGTGCAGACTTTTGCAGCAGAGCTGAATCTGAATGAACCCGCCTGTACTTGGCATGGTGAACGTGATCGCTTTGTCGAAATTGCACATGTGCTCGCCACTATTGCCGGCAACCTCGGAAAAATGGCCCGTGATTGGTCCCTGATGATGCAGACTGAAATCGCAGAAGTATTTGAGCCAAGTGGTGCAGGTCGTGGTGGTTCATCGACTATGCCGCACAAGCGTAATCCTGTTGCAGCAGCTTCCATTCTGGCCGCAGCAAATCGTGTTCCAACACTCATGTCCAGTATTTACCAAAGTCTTGTGCAGGAACATGAACGCAGTTTAGGGGCATGGCATGCTGAATGGCTGGCAATACCAGAAATTTTTCAGTTATGTGCAGGTAGCCTGCAACGCGCGACTGAAGTTTTTGAGGGGCTGGATGTACAGACAGACAATATGCTTCGTAACTTGGAATGTACTCAAGGTTTGATTATGGCAGAGGCACTGATGATGTCGCTCGCGCCTGAGTTGGGGCGTTTAAATGCTCATCATCTGGTTGAAGCAGCATGTAAACAGGCTGTTGCGGAACATCGCCATTTATTGGATATCGTAAAAGAAAATCCAGAAATTACAGCTATTTTTAATGTCCAGCAGCTCGAACAGATTTTTAATCCACAGAATTATTTAGGAAATACCCAGCAGCAGATTGATGCGGTATTGCAACATGTACAAGGAAGATAG
- a CDS encoding PaaI family thioesterase, protein MDNKILDHLPPIHHLLNGHNIQWNEEKREIEVTYTAIESFTNPRGTVEGGMICAMLDDAMGILAALNKSQKPAATINLSMDFFRPCEVGDVQTKARYIKEGKKILSIESEAWQHNKLVAKTSAAFMVLD, encoded by the coding sequence ATGGATAACAAGATTCTGGACCACCTCCCTCCTATTCATCACTTATTAAATGGTCACAATATTCAATGGAATGAAGAAAAACGTGAAATTGAAGTAACGTATACAGCAATTGAAAGTTTTACTAATCCACGTGGTACAGTAGAAGGTGGAATGATCTGTGCAATGTTAGATGATGCTATGGGAATATTGGCAGCACTCAATAAAAGTCAGAAACCAGCCGCGACGATTAATCTTTCTATGGATTTTTTTAGACCTTGTGAAGTAGGTGATGTGCAAACCAAGGCACGTTATATCAAGGAAGGAAAAAAAATTCTGAGTATTGAAAGTGAAGCTTGGCAACATAACAAATTGGTCGCAAAAACCAGTGCAGCTTTTATGGTTCTTGATTAA
- the pcaC gene encoding 4-carboxymuconolactone decarboxylase, with amino-acid sequence MNDEERYKQGIEVRTSVLGEAHVGRSLENLNDFNEDFQNFISRFAWGEVWSRPGMPRHTRSLVTIAILLALGREAELRMHIRACFNNGVTKNDLKELFLHSSLYAGLPAANAAMHMAEEVFAELGISPEKIK; translated from the coding sequence ATGAATGATGAAGAACGTTACAAACAGGGAATTGAAGTGCGGACTTCTGTATTGGGGGAAGCACATGTTGGGCGCTCACTGGAAAACCTGAATGATTTTAATGAAGACTTTCAGAATTTCATTAGTCGTTTTGCTTGGGGAGAGGTCTGGTCTCGGCCAGGTATGCCGCGCCATACACGTAGCTTGGTGACTATTGCGATTTTACTGGCCTTGGGTCGAGAAGCCGAACTACGCATGCATATTCGTGCCTGCTTTAACAACGGTGTGACGAAAAATGATCTCAAGGAACTTTTCCTGCATTCATCTTTATATGCTGGTTTGCCAGCCGCAAATGCCGCCATGCATATGGCAGAAGAGGTCTTTGCTGAACTGGGAATTTCACCAGAAAAAATTAAATAA